A region from the Catellatospora sp. TT07R-123 genome encodes:
- a CDS encoding response regulator transcription factor, giving the protein MIDVLLVDDQALVRAGFRALLAAQSDISVVGEAADGEEAVALTASLRPHVVLMDIRMPRLDGIEATRRIAADPALADVKIVILTTFDLDEYVFDALRYGASGFLVKDTEPADLIQAVRIVARGDALLSPGVTRRLIAEYAQRSRRPRDTDRLAALTEREREVMALVAAGLSNDEIGERLFVSPATAKTHVSRAMIKLGARDRAHLVVEAYESGLVRPGWAGE; this is encoded by the coding sequence ATGATCGACGTACTGCTGGTGGACGACCAGGCGCTGGTGCGCGCGGGCTTCCGCGCCCTGCTGGCGGCGCAGTCCGACATCAGCGTCGTGGGCGAGGCCGCCGACGGCGAGGAGGCGGTCGCCCTGACCGCCTCCCTGCGCCCCCACGTCGTGCTCATGGACATCCGCATGCCCCGCCTCGACGGCATCGAGGCCACCCGCCGCATCGCCGCCGACCCCGCCCTGGCCGACGTCAAGATCGTCATCCTGACCACCTTCGACCTCGACGAGTACGTCTTCGACGCCCTGCGCTACGGCGCCAGCGGGTTCCTGGTCAAGGACACCGAGCCCGCCGACCTGATCCAGGCCGTCCGGATCGTCGCCCGCGGCGACGCGCTGCTGTCCCCCGGCGTCACCCGCCGCCTCATCGCCGAGTACGCCCAGCGCTCGCGGCGGCCCCGCGACACCGACCGGCTCGCCGCGCTCACCGAGCGCGAACGCGAGGTGATGGCACTGGTCGCGGCCGGGCTGTCCAACGACGAGATCGGCGAGCGGCTGTTCGTCAGCCCCGCCACCGCCAAGACCCACGTCAGCCGCGCCATGATCAAGCTGGGTGCCCGCGACCGGGCCCACCTGGTCGTCGAGGCGTACGAATCAGGGCTGGTCCGGCCCGGCTGGGCCGGTGAGTGA
- a CDS encoding SMI1/KNR4 family protein translates to MEYWNRAAFDALGGGVTTGDPARLAALRERLDVELPAAVREWLTSDGPDLLYDPRGNRLATASTVTRLDDTPPGSDYVWLETDCQDCCDWFVRVDEGDDPPVYLLDPEDGTGESRLEYAARFSDYALVRVWEKRMFDAEVDFLLHRRIPPGAVEVLRERLTELPVTYGWAGNQGCEQVLRFDGPAMVGLALIGDTAVWSVVISDDPALRAELSTLLYGNPTLT, encoded by the coding sequence GTGGAGTACTGGAATCGGGCCGCGTTCGACGCCCTAGGCGGTGGCGTGACGACCGGCGACCCGGCGCGGCTGGCGGCGCTGCGCGAGCGGCTGGACGTGGAGCTTCCCGCCGCGGTGCGCGAGTGGCTGACCTCCGACGGCCCGGATCTGCTGTACGACCCGCGTGGTAACCGGCTGGCGACGGCGTCGACGGTCACGCGGCTCGACGACACCCCGCCCGGCAGTGACTACGTGTGGCTGGAGACCGACTGCCAGGACTGCTGCGACTGGTTCGTCCGCGTCGACGAGGGCGACGATCCGCCGGTGTACCTGCTCGACCCCGAGGACGGGACGGGCGAGTCGCGGCTGGAGTATGCGGCCAGGTTCAGCGACTACGCCCTGGTCCGGGTGTGGGAGAAGCGGATGTTCGACGCCGAGGTCGACTTCCTGCTGCACCGCCGGATCCCGCCGGGCGCGGTGGAGGTGCTGCGGGAGCGGCTGACCGAGCTGCCGGTGACGTACGGCTGGGCCGGGAACCAGGGCTGTGAGCAGGTGCTGCGCTTCGACGGCCCGGCCATGGTCGGCTTGGCCCTGATCGGCGACACCGCCGTCTGGAGCGTGGTCATCAGCGACGACCCGGCCCTGCGCGCCGAACTCTCCACCCTCCTCTACGGCAACCCCACCCTCACCTGA
- a CDS encoding HD family hydrolase: protein MGEDLAGTVSYLFELGMLKRARRTGWWIAGVRDPESIAEHSFRTAILGSILAAMEGADPARTSLLCTYHDTQETRIGDIPRIGRRYLTAASNESVTADQVAKAPDAVAEMIRSVVAEYEQGETLEAVVARDADKLECLIQAVEYRHQGYADVQRWVDSSRSSLKTGAAIRIADTVESVGILDWLR, encoded by the coding sequence ATGGGCGAGGACCTCGCCGGAACGGTGAGTTACCTGTTCGAGCTGGGGATGCTCAAGCGGGCTCGGCGTACCGGATGGTGGATCGCCGGAGTCAGGGATCCGGAGAGCATCGCCGAGCACAGCTTCCGTACTGCGATCCTCGGCTCGATACTCGCCGCGATGGAGGGGGCCGACCCTGCCCGCACCAGCCTGCTCTGCACGTACCACGACACGCAGGAGACGCGGATCGGAGACATTCCGCGCATCGGGCGGCGTTACCTGACTGCGGCTTCCAACGAGTCGGTCACGGCGGACCAGGTGGCGAAGGCTCCGGACGCTGTGGCCGAGATGATCAGGTCCGTCGTGGCGGAATACGAGCAGGGAGAGACGCTGGAAGCAGTCGTGGCCCGCGACGCCGACAAGCTGGAATGCCTGATCCAGGCGGTCGAGTACCGACACCAGGGGTACGCGGACGTGCAGCGGTGGGTCGACAGCTCCCGGAGCAGCTTGAAGACCGGGGCCGCCATCCGGATCGCCGACACCGTGGAGTCCGTCGGCATCCTCGACTGGCTGCGCTGA
- a CDS encoding DUF3592 domain-containing protein: MDFNADGMGAIIGLFIALICAGMFFYLVYEFFRRRRIKGSGWSATGTITRTWTTTHTHHNANGGMHTITNHHAEAAYRTHWNEQRTVRLDGHFRQGDEVNVRYDQTDGYVPLMGRKSSANSGCGGCLAVLLFLALVIVVVSVLFPDVSKMLSDTINDILSSVNVNS; the protein is encoded by the coding sequence ATGGATTTCAATGCCGATGGCATGGGCGCGATAATCGGGCTGTTCATCGCGCTCATCTGCGCGGGCATGTTCTTCTACCTGGTCTACGAGTTCTTCCGGCGCCGCCGCATCAAGGGCAGCGGCTGGTCGGCCACGGGCACCATCACCCGGACCTGGACCACCACGCATACGCATCACAACGCCAACGGCGGCATGCACACCATCACGAATCACCACGCCGAGGCGGCATACCGGACACACTGGAACGAGCAGCGCACGGTCCGCCTCGACGGCCATTTCCGGCAGGGCGACGAGGTCAACGTCCGCTACGACCAGACCGACGGTTACGTCCCGCTGATGGGCCGCAAGTCCAGCGCCAACAGCGGCTGCGGCGGCTGCCTGGCGGTGCTGCTGTTCCTCGCGCTGGTCATCGTCGTGGTGTCGGTCCTGTTCCCCGACGTGTCCAAAATGCTGTCCGACACCATCAACGACATCCTGTCCTCGGTGAACGTCAACAGCTGA
- a CDS encoding GlxA family transcriptional regulator — protein MSDEPRTGRVVVLVLPEVNLLDLSGPVQVFDAAAHLGADYRVEYAADAPQQRSAQGLLLAGLTSLPQVYPGDLVLVPGPRLSPTAGAGGAPLVAPAVTSWLGGAHRAGARIAAVCTGAAALGEAGLLDGRRCTTHWGLTEHLRRRYPAARVRDGVLYVHDGPVSTSAGISAGIDLALSLVERDHGPALTAAVARELVVYLRRDGDQQQLSPFLAHRGHLHPAVHRVQEHLAQHLDAPHTLDDLAALACLSKRGLTRAFTTAVGLTPLEYQQGLRLELASSLLAQTGLTVEAIAARCGFRDPRHFRRLFSARFGRTPSAARA, from the coding sequence GTGAGTGACGAACCGCGTACCGGCCGGGTCGTGGTGCTGGTGCTGCCCGAGGTGAACCTGCTGGACCTGAGCGGCCCGGTGCAGGTCTTCGACGCGGCCGCGCACCTCGGCGCGGACTACCGCGTCGAGTACGCCGCCGACGCGCCCCAGCAGCGCTCGGCACAGGGCCTGCTGCTGGCCGGATTGACCAGCCTGCCGCAGGTGTACCCGGGCGATCTGGTCCTGGTGCCGGGCCCGCGCCTGTCGCCGACGGCCGGGGCGGGCGGGGCCCCGCTGGTGGCGCCGGCCGTCACCTCGTGGCTGGGCGGGGCGCACCGGGCCGGGGCGCGGATCGCGGCGGTGTGCACCGGCGCCGCCGCGCTCGGCGAGGCGGGGCTGCTGGACGGGCGCCGCTGCACCACCCACTGGGGTCTGACCGAGCACCTGCGGCGGCGCTACCCGGCGGCCCGGGTCCGCGACGGCGTGCTGTACGTCCACGACGGACCGGTGAGCACCAGCGCCGGGATCAGCGCGGGCATCGACCTGGCCCTGTCGCTGGTCGAACGCGACCACGGCCCGGCCCTGACCGCCGCCGTGGCCCGGGAACTGGTCGTCTACCTGCGCCGCGACGGCGACCAGCAGCAGCTCAGCCCGTTCCTGGCCCACCGCGGCCACCTGCACCCGGCCGTCCACCGGGTCCAGGAGCACCTGGCGCAGCACCTGGACGCCCCGCACACCCTCGACGACCTGGCCGCCCTGGCCTGCCTGTCCAAACGCGGCCTGACCCGGGCCTTCACCACGGCGGTCGGGCTGACGCCGCTGGAATACCAGCAGGGACTACGGCTGGAGCTGGCCAGCAGCCTGCTCGCGCAGACCGGGCTGACCGTCGAGGCGATCGCGGCCCGCTGCGGGTTCCGCGACCCGCGGCACTTCCGCCGCCTGTTCAGCGCCCGGTTCGGCCGCACGCCGTCGGCCGCCCGCGCCTGA
- a CDS encoding DJ-1/PfpI family protein, with protein sequence MHRALRRAALALTGLVLAAATVTAVAVTGVTAAMTASFAALPPDPPAAGWPAPRPVPPGPHRIAVLAGPDGSVVSDVLAPYEVFARSAGFAVFTVSTARVPVPLSGGLHLLPDYTVSELDRRPELAPDAVVVPAFVDPAAASAAPLRDWLARQAARGARILGVCSGVEVLAAAGLLDGRTATTHWSNLDRLRDSRPAVRWQAGRRYVDDGLFTTTAGVTSGVVGALHVMQLLAGPAEAARIGGQLHFPGWSPTSGTAIEALRLRPGDLPYALNAAFPLGRPTLAVGLVDGVGELDAAAPFELYGGTANAAALVALGTGRTVATAHGVTLVVGAAADTDADADRFLVPGVRDPAAVDPALARWAQARDLRIELPHAAQRPDEFSFDPVLRDLAAHTDRATALAAARFVEYPTGHLALDGPAWPWRPTLLLALTLALSTAAALLPLLFSRLRRRPRPTP encoded by the coding sequence ATGCACCGTGCCCTGCGCCGAGCCGCTCTGGCCCTGACGGGCCTGGTCCTGGCCGCCGCGACGGTGACCGCGGTCGCCGTCACCGGAGTCACCGCGGCCATGACCGCCAGCTTCGCCGCCCTGCCACCCGACCCGCCCGCCGCGGGCTGGCCCGCACCCCGGCCGGTGCCGCCGGGACCGCACCGGATCGCGGTCCTGGCCGGGCCCGACGGGTCGGTGGTCAGCGACGTGCTCGCCCCGTACGAGGTATTCGCCCGGTCGGCCGGGTTCGCCGTCTTCACCGTGTCCACGGCGCGGGTGCCCGTGCCGCTGTCCGGCGGCCTGCACCTGCTGCCCGACTACACCGTGTCCGAGCTGGACCGACGGCCCGAGCTGGCACCCGATGCCGTGGTCGTGCCCGCGTTCGTCGACCCGGCAGCCGCCTCGGCCGCGCCGCTGCGGGACTGGCTGGCCCGGCAGGCCGCGCGCGGCGCGCGCATCCTCGGCGTGTGCTCCGGGGTCGAGGTGCTGGCCGCGGCAGGGCTGCTCGACGGGCGTACGGCCACCACGCACTGGTCCAACCTGGACCGGTTGCGTGACAGCCGTCCCGCCGTGCGCTGGCAGGCCGGCCGCCGGTACGTCGACGACGGGCTGTTCACCACCACCGCCGGGGTCACCTCCGGGGTGGTCGGCGCGCTGCACGTCATGCAGCTGCTCGCCGGACCGGCTGAGGCGGCCCGGATCGGCGGGCAGCTGCACTTCCCCGGCTGGTCGCCGACGTCCGGCACCGCCATCGAGGCGCTGCGCCTGCGACCGGGCGACCTGCCGTACGCGCTGAACGCCGCCTTCCCCCTCGGGCGGCCGACGCTCGCGGTGGGGCTGGTCGACGGGGTCGGCGAGCTCGACGCGGCAGCACCGTTCGAGCTGTACGGCGGCACCGCCAACGCCGCCGCCCTGGTCGCCCTGGGCACCGGCCGCACCGTCGCCACCGCGCACGGCGTGACCCTGGTCGTCGGCGCGGCGGCCGACACGGACGCGGACGCGGACCGGTTCCTGGTCCCCGGCGTACGCGACCCCGCCGCCGTGGACCCGGCGCTCGCGCGCTGGGCGCAGGCCCGCGACCTGCGGATCGAGCTGCCGCACGCCGCGCAGCGCCCCGACGAGTTCAGCTTCGACCCGGTGCTGCGGGACCTCGCCGCGCACACCGACCGCGCCACCGCCCTGGCCGCGGCCCGCTTCGTCGAATACCCCACCGGCCACCTGGCGCTCGACGGCCCCGCCTGGCCCTGGCGCCCGACCCTCCTGCTGGCCCTGACCCTCGCCCTGTCCACCGCCGCCGCCCTCCTCCCCCTCCTCTTCTCCCGCCTGCGCCGCCGCCCCCGCCCCACCCCTTGA
- a CDS encoding Hsp70 family protein, with amino-acid sequence MTQPILVVDFGAYQTTAAVVSGTQIHPVPCPLSGATRWPSAVCLDGDSLVIGTAAVQRRELLPRWFAAGPRQALDTGEPVHLGDRTLTAAEVLGAYLRVLRGEAEQRHGGPIERLALTVPSAYGPQDPRRQQLLALAADAGFPDAELVGDAVAAVVDPYTHGDFPDRSLLLVCDLGASWSVALTRVDGEHPVVLGQETSGGGQDFDLLLVNDLRAALHEWLAPALHAGGDTGLLARYAAADFVRSVKHRLAETDDVTDRISPHAPAYRMTRAGLDRLAEPALRWLTASCRAVVARAGLSLNDVTGVLLVGGASRLPAARAALRADLQRPLWQPTDPELAVIRGAARWAGRVGARRIAANAPTWRMEPLIWELPEGRARLVRWLVGQGQQYGPGTTIAQVRTADDRVFDLTAPREGILVEHRVAPGAMLTSDAIAAMSRTVRVIAGDRAAKRHQMRVAGDWMLTPDHELLVECERSGAYVRMRAISSGAVVSEVRPMGVTADTRGKVFVGPGDRLALVSWDPQGQFSVWDVFSGQLTNRFQAPANNRPVKVLVHEGQWRLIAEADRKVHVGRYVRDVATMWDLNTGTVVEEMVGEDLNRRYGGYTDHCTADGFAAECDSPDGRLRAGTARSAAGLAVWLHETGSAEEVFRSDLGSVRSARTAFSADGHHLLAQWSAADTSCVDVWQV; translated from the coding sequence ATGACACAGCCCATCCTGGTGGTCGACTTCGGCGCGTATCAGACGACCGCCGCCGTCGTGTCCGGCACGCAGATCCACCCCGTGCCCTGCCCGCTGTCCGGCGCGACCCGCTGGCCCTCGGCGGTGTGCCTCGACGGCGACAGCCTCGTGATCGGCACCGCCGCCGTGCAGCGGCGCGAGCTGCTGCCGCGCTGGTTCGCCGCCGGACCGCGGCAGGCCCTGGACACCGGCGAACCGGTCCACCTCGGCGACCGCACCCTGACCGCCGCCGAAGTGCTGGGCGCGTACCTGCGCGTGCTGCGGGGCGAGGCCGAGCAGCGCCACGGCGGCCCGATCGAGCGGCTGGCCCTGACCGTGCCCTCGGCGTACGGGCCGCAGGACCCGAGGCGGCAGCAGCTGCTCGCACTGGCCGCGGACGCCGGGTTCCCCGACGCGGAGCTGGTCGGCGACGCGGTGGCGGCGGTGGTGGACCCGTACACGCACGGGGACTTCCCCGACCGGTCGCTGCTGCTGGTGTGCGACCTCGGCGCCTCCTGGTCGGTGGCCCTGACCAGGGTCGACGGCGAGCACCCGGTGGTGCTCGGCCAGGAGACCTCCGGCGGCGGGCAGGACTTCGACCTGCTGCTGGTCAACGACCTGCGGGCGGCGCTGCACGAGTGGCTGGCCCCCGCGCTGCACGCCGGGGGCGACACCGGGCTGCTGGCCCGCTACGCCGCGGCCGACTTCGTCCGCTCGGTCAAGCACCGGCTGGCGGAGACCGACGACGTCACCGACCGGATCTCCCCGCACGCCCCGGCATACCGGATGACCCGCGCCGGGCTGGACCGGCTGGCCGAACCGGCGCTGCGGTGGCTCACCGCCAGCTGCCGCGCGGTAGTCGCCCGCGCCGGGCTCAGCCTGAACGACGTCACCGGCGTGCTGCTGGTCGGCGGCGCCTCCCGGCTGCCCGCCGCCCGCGCGGCGCTGCGCGCGGACCTGCAGCGCCCGCTGTGGCAGCCGACCGATCCCGAGCTGGCCGTGATCCGGGGCGCGGCCCGCTGGGCGGGCCGGGTCGGGGCCCGACGCATCGCCGCGAACGCGCCGACGTGGCGGATGGAACCGCTGATCTGGGAGCTGCCCGAGGGCCGGGCCCGGCTCGTGCGCTGGCTCGTCGGCCAGGGCCAGCAGTACGGTCCCGGCACCACGATCGCCCAGGTGCGCACCGCCGACGACCGCGTCTTCGACCTGACCGCCCCGCGCGAGGGCATCCTCGTCGAGCACCGGGTCGCGCCCGGCGCGATGCTGACCTCGGACGCGATCGCGGCGATGAGCCGCACCGTCCGGGTGATCGCCGGGGACCGGGCCGCCAAGCGGCACCAGATGCGGGTGGCCGGGGACTGGATGCTCACCCCCGACCACGAGCTGCTGGTCGAGTGCGAGCGCTCGGGGGCGTACGTGCGGATGCGGGCGATCTCGTCCGGCGCGGTCGTCAGCGAGGTCCGCCCGATGGGCGTCACCGCCGACACCCGCGGCAAGGTCTTCGTCGGACCCGGCGACCGGCTCGCCCTGGTCTCGTGGGACCCGCAGGGGCAGTTCTCGGTCTGGGACGTGTTCTCCGGGCAGCTCACCAACCGGTTCCAGGCCCCGGCCAACAACCGGCCGGTGAAGGTGCTGGTGCACGAGGGCCAGTGGCGGCTGATCGCCGAAGCCGACCGGAAGGTGCACGTCGGGCGGTACGTCCGGGACGTGGCGACGATGTGGGACCTGAACACCGGCACCGTCGTCGAGGAGATGGTCGGCGAGGACCTGAACCGGCGCTACGGCGGGTACACCGACCACTGCACCGCCGACGGGTTCGCCGCCGAGTGCGACAGCCCCGACGGGCGGCTGCGGGCGGGCACGGCGCGCAGCGCGGCAGGGCTGGCGGTGTGGCTGCACGAGACCGGCAGCGCGGAGGAGGTGTTCCGCAGCGACCTCGGCTCGGTGCGCTCGGCCCGGACCGCGTTCAGCGCCGACGGCCACCACCTGCTGGCCCAGTGGAGCGCCGCCGACACCAGCTGCGTGGACGTCTGGCAGGTCTGA
- a CDS encoding VOC family protein: protein MVSVLQNVAIDCANAYELARFWSGVTGRPLDPDNRPGDHETQVLLAEGPILYFNQVPEPKQTKNRLHLCLRPQTSRDQEVERLLGLGATLVADRRNPDGTGWAVLADPEGNEFCVLRSDSDRAATGS, encoded by the coding sequence ATGGTTTCGGTATTGCAGAACGTGGCGATCGACTGCGCCAACGCCTACGAGCTCGCCCGCTTCTGGAGCGGCGTGACGGGCCGTCCGCTGGACCCGGACAACCGGCCGGGAGACCACGAGACCCAGGTGCTGCTGGCGGAGGGCCCGATCCTCTACTTCAACCAGGTGCCCGAGCCCAAGCAGACCAAGAATCGGCTCCACCTGTGCCTGCGCCCGCAGACCTCGCGCGACCAGGAGGTGGAGCGGCTGCTCGGCCTCGGCGCCACCCTCGTCGCCGACCGCCGCAACCCCGACGGCACCGGCTGGGCGGTCCTGGCCGACCCCGAGGGCAACGAGTTCTGCGTCCTGCGCAGCGACTCCGACCGGGCGGCGACGGGTTCCTGA
- a CDS encoding AI-2E family transporter — protein sequence MDKHMSPRRSVFGTGFVGGLGLVCAVVLALAVREALSVLLLILVSLFLAIGLHPAVAWLRRRGLNRGLAVTVVALAVVLLGCSGIVALVPPLLSQSGHLVDAIPTYLDKIGKDPQLAEFLARYDLVERLKSAATPEALGQAVSGVFGGVLLFFGLIFNLVTAAVLTIYFLAAWDRLREGFYRLFPAYRREQARAVGDEIFEKFGAYLLGSLAVALLAGVSAFVFFLIAGVPYAFALASVVAVCDLIPQIGAMLGAIVGVIAGFAVSVEVGVACIIFFIVYQQIENWIIAPRIMKRSVDISDLAVILSALVGAVLLGAVGALIAIPVTAALQLILRRIIMPRLDRAGIIDIPPQSEAPQEEASRHTEEQLDTV from the coding sequence GTGGACAAGCACATGTCGCCGCGCAGGTCGGTGTTCGGGACCGGGTTCGTGGGCGGGCTCGGGCTGGTGTGCGCGGTGGTGCTGGCGCTGGCCGTCCGCGAGGCGCTGTCGGTGCTGCTGCTGATCCTGGTGTCGCTGTTCCTGGCGATCGGCCTGCACCCGGCGGTGGCGTGGCTGCGGCGGCGCGGCCTCAACCGGGGCCTGGCCGTGACCGTGGTGGCGCTGGCGGTGGTGCTGCTGGGGTGCAGCGGCATCGTGGCGCTGGTGCCGCCGCTGCTGAGCCAGTCCGGCCACCTGGTGGACGCGATACCCACCTATCTGGACAAGATCGGCAAGGACCCGCAGCTGGCCGAGTTCCTGGCCCGCTACGACCTGGTCGAGCGGCTGAAGTCGGCGGCGACGCCGGAGGCGCTCGGGCAGGCGGTGTCGGGCGTGTTCGGCGGGGTGCTGCTGTTCTTCGGGCTGATCTTCAACCTCGTCACCGCGGCGGTGCTGACCATCTACTTCCTGGCCGCCTGGGACCGGCTCCGCGAGGGCTTCTACCGGCTGTTCCCGGCATACCGGCGCGAGCAGGCGCGGGCCGTGGGCGACGAGATCTTCGAGAAGTTCGGGGCGTACCTGCTGGGCTCGCTGGCGGTGGCACTGCTGGCCGGGGTGTCGGCGTTCGTGTTCTTCCTGATCGCCGGGGTGCCGTACGCGTTCGCGCTGGCCTCGGTGGTGGCCGTGTGCGACCTGATCCCGCAGATCGGGGCGATGCTGGGTGCGATCGTCGGCGTCATCGCCGGGTTCGCCGTCTCCGTCGAGGTCGGCGTCGCCTGCATCATCTTCTTCATCGTGTACCAGCAGATCGAGAACTGGATCATCGCCCCGCGCATCATGAAGCGCTCGGTCGACATCTCCGATCTCGCGGTCATCCTGTCCGCGCTGGTCGGCGCGGTGCTGCTCGGTGCGGTCGGCGCGCTGATCGCCATCCCGGTGACCGCCGCGCTCCAGCTCATCCTGCGCCGCATCATCATGCCCCGCCTCGACCGGGCCGGGATCATCGACATCCCGCCGCAGTCCGAAGCGCCGCAAGAGGAAGCAAGCCGACACACCGAAGAACAACTCGATACGGTATGA
- a CDS encoding efflux RND transporter periplasmic adaptor subunit → MRPLLHRTVRPTLLLGTVLLTIGLSAASCDDAPDVTLAAASRATVTEVVDAPAAVTARAAATLTAPADGTLARLAVTPGQQVTKGQVLAVVASPAAQSRLTQAKQALDAAKRSGGGSPSVDLRGAQRHLDSAAAEAFTQARTAAGQIADEQARQALLAQITAGERSYRQASAAVADAAGAVQRGVASLGSAMKALGAAQRLQAQQAYDLAKATVDALTLRAPIPGVVQLGGTSTPAAAPDLSSLLGGMGGAGGASGGGTSVPAGVAGVPAVGAPVSAGTAIVTVVDTSELGLVAEVDETDILLVRTGIAAEAELDAAPGTAYPATVTAIDVLPTPNSRGAVAYRVHLSLAALPSGAPEPRPGMSAVVRLQVREAADAVTVPASAVFTSDGHDTVWVRAADGTAQRRTVTVGVSGMDTLQITAGLTEGEQVVVRGADRVTAGDRLP, encoded by the coding sequence GTGCGACCCCTCCTGCACCGAACCGTCCGGCCCACCCTGCTGCTAGGCACGGTGCTGCTGACGATCGGCCTGTCCGCCGCCTCCTGTGACGACGCCCCCGACGTGACCCTGGCCGCGGCGAGCCGCGCCACCGTCACCGAGGTCGTCGACGCCCCCGCCGCGGTGACCGCGCGGGCCGCGGCCACCCTGACCGCACCCGCCGACGGTACCCTGGCCCGGCTCGCGGTAACCCCGGGCCAGCAGGTGACCAAGGGCCAGGTGCTCGCCGTGGTCGCCTCGCCGGCCGCCCAATCCCGGCTCACCCAGGCGAAACAGGCCCTGGACGCGGCGAAGCGCTCCGGCGGCGGCAGCCCGTCGGTCGACCTGCGCGGGGCGCAGCGGCACCTGGACTCCGCCGCCGCCGAGGCGTTCACGCAGGCCCGTACGGCGGCCGGGCAGATCGCCGACGAGCAGGCCCGGCAGGCGCTGCTGGCGCAGATCACCGCCGGGGAGCGCAGCTACCGGCAGGCGTCGGCGGCCGTCGCCGACGCGGCCGGGGCGGTGCAGCGCGGCGTCGCGTCGCTCGGCTCGGCGATGAAGGCGCTGGGCGCCGCGCAGCGGTTGCAGGCGCAGCAGGCGTACGACCTGGCCAAGGCCACCGTGGACGCGCTGACGCTGCGCGCCCCGATCCCCGGCGTGGTGCAGCTCGGCGGCACCTCCACCCCCGCCGCCGCCCCCGACCTGTCCAGCCTGCTCGGCGGCATGGGCGGTGCCGGCGGCGCGAGCGGCGGCGGCACGTCGGTCCCCGCCGGGGTCGCCGGGGTGCCCGCCGTCGGCGCGCCCGTGTCCGCCGGGACCGCGATCGTCACCGTGGTCGACACCAGCGAGCTCGGCCTGGTCGCCGAGGTCGACGAGACCGACATCCTGCTGGTGCGGACCGGCATCGCGGCCGAGGCCGAGCTCGACGCCGCGCCCGGCACCGCGTACCCGGCGACGGTGACCGCGATCGACGTGCTGCCCACGCCCAACAGCCGCGGCGCGGTCGCCTACCGGGTGCACCTGTCGCTGGCCGCGCTGCCCTCGGGCGCGCCCGAGCCCCGGCCCGGCATGAGCGCCGTGGTCCGGCTCCAGGTCCGCGAGGCCGCCGACGCGGTCACGGTGCCGGCCTCGGCCGTGTTCACCAGCGACGGCCACGACACGGTATGGGTGCGCGCCGCCGACGGCACCGCGCAGCGCCGTACCGTCACGGTCGGGGTGTCCGGGATGGACACGCTGCAGATCACCGCCGGGCTGACCGAGGGCGAGCAGGTGGTGGTACGCGGCGCCGACCGCGTCACCGCCGGGGACCGGCTGCCGTGA
- a CDS encoding ABC transporter ATP-binding protein, translating into MTGPAPAIEAVGVERTYALDGVDVAALRGVSLTIEHGEYAAIVGPSGSGKSTLMHLLGGLDQPTRGTLRIGGRDVAGLDPGEMAHLRNATIGFVFQSFHLLGRTSALDNVALPLVYRGLGAKERRGRAALMLERVGLGHRMLHRPNQMSGGEQQRVAIARALVTEPVVLLADEPTGNLDSATGAAVLELLERLNTDEGVAVVLVTHDREVAARARRQIVMRDGLMLSDSAAPAGEVAA; encoded by the coding sequence GTGACCGGCCCCGCCCCGGCCATCGAGGCGGTCGGCGTCGAGCGCACGTACGCCCTGGACGGGGTCGACGTGGCCGCGCTGCGCGGCGTCTCCCTGACCATCGAGCACGGCGAGTACGCTGCGATCGTCGGCCCGTCCGGTTCGGGCAAGTCGACGCTGATGCACCTGCTCGGCGGCCTGGACCAGCCGACCCGCGGCACGCTGCGCATCGGCGGCCGCGACGTGGCCGGGCTGGACCCGGGCGAGATGGCGCACCTGCGCAACGCCACCATCGGCTTCGTCTTCCAGTCGTTCCACCTGCTGGGGCGCACCAGCGCCCTGGACAACGTGGCGCTGCCGCTGGTCTACCGGGGCCTGGGCGCCAAAGAGCGGCGCGGCCGCGCCGCGCTGATGCTGGAGCGGGTCGGGCTCGGCCACCGGATGCTGCACCGGCCCAACCAGATGTCCGGCGGCGAGCAGCAGCGGGTGGCCATCGCCCGCGCGCTGGTCACCGAGCCGGTGGTGCTGCTGGCCGACGAGCCGACCGGCAACCTGGACTCGGCCACCGGCGCCGCGGTGCTGGAGCTGCTGGAACGGCTCAACACCGACGAGGGGGTGGCGGTGGTGCTGGTCACCCACGACCGGGAGGTGGCCGCGCGGGCCCGGCGGCAGATCGTGATGCGCGACGGGCTGATGCTGTCCGACAGCGCCGCCCCGGCCGGGGAGGTGGCCGCGTGA